In one Bradyrhizobium cosmicum genomic region, the following are encoded:
- the uvrC gene encoding excinuclease ABC subunit UvrC yields MVHDSTDNPDEARARKSPRATATDTPPEGLTPPDLDPAAAGGDDEDEARLPDILEESGAVGEEPLATGHEAIERAVRLAPTSPGVYRMLSANADVLYVGKAKNVKKRLSNYARQSAPQPARILRMIAATVTVEIISTTTETEALLLEANLIKQLRPRFNVQLRDDKSFPYILITGDHWAPQILKHRGAQSRPGRYFGPFASAGAVNRTITALQRAFLIRSCTDSFFESRTRPCLLYQIRRCAGPCTREIDFPGYTTLVREATDFLSGKSQAVKQELAGEMEKASGELEFESAALYRDRLAALSAIQSQQGINPRTVEEADVFAIHQEGGFSCVEVFFFRTGQNWGNRAYFPRAEKTYTPEEVLGSFLAQFYDDKPPPKHILLSHEIEESELLANALSIKAGHKIEVTTPKRGEKKELVTHALTNAREALGRKLADTATQSRLLDAMAATLSLPHSPKRIEVYDNSHIQGTNAVGAMIVAGPDGFVKNQYRKFNIKSEGLTPGDDYGMMKEVLERRFKRLVNPPEEGAAKTKEDDFPQWPDLVIIDGGRGQLNAVREIFTNLGLTQVSLMSVAKGPDRDAGRETLFMPEREAIKLEPRDPVLYFIQRLRDEAHRFVIGSHRKLRKKDIREAGLQEIPGIGPSRKRALLHHFGTLKEIERASIADLGKVPGVSAESARRIFDFFHPQPG; encoded by the coding sequence ATGGTTCACGATTCCACCGACAATCCGGATGAGGCGCGCGCGCGCAAATCGCCGCGGGCCACTGCGACCGACACGCCGCCCGAGGGGCTGACGCCGCCGGATCTCGATCCTGCGGCCGCCGGCGGCGACGACGAGGACGAGGCGCGGCTGCCGGACATCCTGGAGGAGAGCGGCGCGGTCGGCGAGGAGCCGCTGGCGACGGGTCATGAGGCGATCGAGCGCGCGGTCCGGCTCGCCCCCACCTCGCCCGGCGTCTATCGCATGCTCAGTGCGAATGCCGACGTGCTGTATGTCGGCAAGGCCAAGAACGTCAAAAAGCGCCTGTCGAACTATGCGCGCCAAAGTGCGCCGCAGCCGGCGCGCATCCTGCGCATGATCGCCGCCACCGTAACCGTGGAAATCATCTCGACCACGACCGAGACCGAAGCGCTGCTGCTCGAGGCCAACCTCATCAAGCAGCTCCGGCCGCGCTTCAACGTGCAACTGCGCGACGACAAGTCGTTTCCCTATATCCTGATCACCGGCGACCATTGGGCGCCGCAAATCCTCAAGCACCGCGGCGCCCAGTCGCGGCCCGGCCGCTATTTCGGCCCATTCGCTTCCGCCGGCGCCGTCAACCGCACCATCACGGCCCTGCAGCGCGCGTTCCTGATCCGCTCCTGCACCGACTCGTTCTTCGAGAGCCGCACCAGGCCCTGCCTGCTCTACCAGATCCGCCGCTGCGCCGGTCCCTGCACCCGCGAAATCGACTTCCCCGGCTACACGACGCTGGTGCGCGAGGCGACCGACTTCCTGTCCGGCAAGAGCCAGGCCGTCAAGCAGGAGCTCGCGGGCGAAATGGAAAAGGCCTCGGGCGAACTCGAATTCGAAAGCGCCGCGCTCTACCGAGATCGCCTCGCCGCGCTGTCGGCGATCCAGTCGCAACAGGGCATCAATCCGCGCACCGTGGAAGAAGCCGACGTGTTCGCCATCCACCAGGAAGGCGGCTTCTCCTGCGTCGAAGTGTTCTTCTTCCGCACCGGCCAGAACTGGGGCAACCGCGCCTATTTCCCGCGCGCAGAGAAGACCTACACGCCGGAGGAAGTGCTCGGGTCCTTCCTCGCACAGTTCTACGACGACAAGCCGCCGCCCAAGCACATCCTGCTCTCGCACGAGATCGAGGAGAGCGAGTTGCTGGCCAATGCGCTGTCGATCAAGGCTGGCCACAAAATCGAGGTCACGACGCCCAAGCGCGGCGAGAAGAAGGAGCTGGTCACCCACGCGCTGACCAATGCGCGCGAGGCGCTGGGCCGCAAGCTCGCGGATACCGCGACGCAGAGCCGGCTGCTGGATGCCATGGCCGCGACACTGAGCCTGCCGCATTCGCCCAAGCGCATCGAGGTCTACGACAACAGCCACATCCAGGGCACCAACGCGGTCGGCGCGATGATCGTCGCCGGCCCGGACGGCTTCGTCAAAAATCAGTACCGCAAGTTCAACATCAAGTCGGAAGGGCTCACGCCCGGCGACGATTACGGCATGATGAAGGAGGTGCTGGAGCGCCGCTTCAAGCGCCTGGTCAATCCGCCTGAAGAGGGCGCAGCCAAGACCAAGGAGGACGATTTCCCGCAATGGCCCGACCTCGTCATCATCGACGGCGGCCGCGGCCAGCTCAATGCGGTCCGGGAGATCTTCACGAATCTCGGCCTGACCCAGGTGTCGCTGATGTCGGTCGCCAAGGGGCCGGACCGGGATGCCGGCCGCGAGACCCTGTTCATGCCGGAGCGCGAGGCGATCAAGCTGGAGCCGCGCGACCCCGTGCTGTATTTCATCCAGCGGCTGCGGGACGAGGCCCACCGCTTCGTCATCGGTTCGCACCGCAAGCTGCGCAAGAAGGACATTCGCGAGGCCGGCTTGCAGGAGATTCCGGGCATCGGCCCGTCACGCAAACGTGCCTTGCTGCATCATTTCGGAACCCTGAAGGAGATCGAACGGGCCTCGATCGCCGATCTCGGCAAGGTTCCGGGGGTGAGCGCCGAGAGCGCGCGCAGGATTTTCGACTTTTTCCATCCCCAGCCGGGGTGA
- the pgsA gene encoding CDP-diacylglycerol--glycerol-3-phosphate 3-phosphatidyltransferase has translation MNIATTRGTNSRAMSLPNILTYGRIAAIPVVVGCIYAQSILDQPLWLRWVAVAIFIAAAVTDYLDGYYARIWNQQSAFGRMLDPIADKLLVASCLLMLAADGIIHGWSLWAAIVILCREILVSGLREYLAALRVSVPVTKLAKWKTTVQLVAIGFLIAGPAGDEVVPIVSMIGLVLLWASAILTMYTGYDYFSSGIHHLIKEDEA, from the coding sequence ATGAACATCGCCACGACACGAGGGACGAACAGCCGCGCGATGTCCCTCCCGAATATCCTGACCTATGGCCGGATCGCCGCGATCCCGGTCGTGGTCGGGTGCATCTACGCGCAATCGATTCTGGATCAGCCGCTGTGGCTGCGCTGGGTGGCGGTCGCCATCTTCATCGCCGCAGCAGTGACCGATTACCTCGACGGCTATTACGCCCGGATATGGAATCAGCAATCGGCGTTCGGCCGGATGCTCGATCCAATCGCCGACAAGCTGCTGGTCGCCTCCTGCCTGCTGATGCTGGCCGCCGACGGCATCATCCATGGCTGGTCGCTGTGGGCCGCGATCGTGATCCTGTGCCGCGAGATCCTGGTCTCGGGCCTGCGCGAATACCTCGCCGCGCTGCGCGTCAGCGTTCCCGTGACCAAGCTTGCCAAGTGGAAGACGACGGTCCAGCTCGTCGCCATCGGCTTCCTGATCGCCGGCCCGGCCGGCGACGAGGTGGTGCCGATCGTCTCGATGATCGGACTGGTGCTGCTATGGGCCTCGGCGATCCTCACCATGTACACCGGCTACGATTATTTCAGCTCCGGCATCCATCACCTCATCAAGGAGGATGAGGCATGA
- the moaD gene encoding molybdopterin converting factor subunit 1: MKVKYFAWVRERVGKAEETIEPPATVRTVEELITWLSGRSEAYAYAFEKPKVIRTAIDHAHVKSDAAIAGAREIAFFPPMTGG; encoded by the coding sequence ATGAAGGTGAAGTACTTCGCCTGGGTGCGCGAGCGCGTCGGCAAGGCCGAGGAGACGATCGAGCCGCCGGCGACCGTGCGCACCGTCGAGGAGCTGATCACCTGGCTGTCCGGCCGGAGCGAGGCTTATGCCTATGCCTTCGAGAAGCCGAAGGTGATCCGCACCGCGATCGACCACGCCCACGTCAAGTCCGACGCCGCCATCGCCGGCGCCCGCGAGATCGCGTTCTTCCCGCCGATGACCGGCGGCTAA
- a CDS encoding molybdenum cofactor biosynthesis protein MoaE, with protein MTSAATTCPVTIRIQEDDFDIAREIAVLTKSRTDIGAVVSFSGICRGDEDSAKIASLTLEHYPGMAEEEIKRHADEATSRWPLNGVTVIHRVGRFMPGQNIVLVLTASQHRQAAFQAAEFLMDYLKTNAPFWKKEESATGTGWVEAHARDDEAAARWTRS; from the coding sequence ATGACATCCGCTGCCACCACCTGCCCCGTCACCATCCGCATCCAGGAGGACGATTTCGATATCGCGCGCGAGATCGCGGTCCTGACCAAAAGCCGTACCGACATCGGTGCCGTCGTCAGCTTCTCCGGCATCTGCCGCGGCGACGAGGACAGCGCGAAGATCGCGTCACTGACGCTCGAACATTACCCCGGCATGGCGGAGGAAGAGATCAAGCGCCACGCCGACGAGGCGACCTCGCGCTGGCCGCTCAACGGCGTCACGGTAATCCATCGCGTGGGACGGTTCATGCCCGGCCAGAACATCGTGCTGGTGCTCACCGCCTCGCAGCACCGCCAGGCAGCCTTTCAGGCCGCCGAGTTCCTGATGGACTATCTCAAGACCAACGCGCCGTTCTGGAAAAAGGAAGAGAGCGCCACCGGCACCGGCTGGGTCGAGGCCCACGCCCGTGACGACGAGGCCGCCGCACGCTGGACCCGATCCTGA
- the prmB gene encoding 50S ribosomal protein L3 N(5)-glutamine methyltransferase produces MARASKKTVRGRAAPKLAKVGRGELLTLIDFVRYAVSRFTEAKLAFAHGTTDPVAEAVFLVSEALHLHPDQFEIFAHACVTTAEGKILLDLIHKRVTTRKPAAYLVNKIYMRGLPFYVDERVIVPRSFIGELLESHFGGDGEVGSLIDDPTAVERVLDLCTGSGCLAILAAHHFPNATIDAVDISKGALEVAARNVSEHGLDERITLHRGDLFAPLGDNKYDLIITNPPYVDAEGMAALPPECRAEPKLAFDGGADGLDVVRRIVHDAPDHLTPDGGLLCEIGRGRELVDEAFPELPLLWLDTEESEGEVFWIAAADLG; encoded by the coding sequence ATGGCAAGAGCATCCAAGAAGACCGTGCGCGGCCGCGCCGCCCCGAAACTCGCGAAGGTCGGCCGCGGCGAGCTGCTCACGCTGATCGATTTTGTCCGCTATGCAGTGAGCCGCTTCACCGAGGCCAAGCTCGCCTTTGCGCACGGCACGACGGATCCGGTCGCCGAAGCCGTCTTCCTGGTCAGCGAGGCCCTGCACCTGCACCCCGACCAGTTCGAGATCTTTGCCCATGCCTGCGTCACGACAGCGGAGGGCAAGATCCTTCTCGACCTCATCCATAAGCGCGTGACCACGCGCAAACCGGCCGCCTATCTCGTGAACAAGATCTACATGCGCGGCCTGCCCTTCTATGTCGACGAGCGCGTCATCGTTCCGCGCTCCTTCATCGGCGAGCTGCTGGAGTCGCATTTCGGCGGCGACGGCGAAGTGGGGTCCCTGATCGACGACCCCACGGCCGTCGAGCGCGTGCTCGACCTCTGCACCGGCTCAGGGTGCCTGGCGATCCTCGCTGCGCATCATTTCCCGAACGCGACGATTGATGCCGTCGATATCTCGAAGGGCGCACTCGAAGTCGCCGCGCGCAATGTCAGCGAACACGGGCTCGACGAGCGGATCACGCTCCACCGCGGCGATCTGTTCGCCCCGCTCGGCGACAACAAATACGATCTGATCATCACCAACCCGCCTTATGTCGATGCCGAGGGCATGGCGGCATTGCCGCCGGAATGCCGGGCCGAGCCGAAGCTCGCCTTCGACGGCGGCGCCGACGGTCTCGACGTGGTGCGCCGCATCGTGCACGACGCGCCCGATCATCTCACGCCGGATGGCGGGCTGCTCTGCGAGATCGGCCGCGGCCGCGAATTGGTCGACGAGGCGTTTCCGGAACTGCCGCTGCTCTGGCTCGACACCGAGGAGTCAGAGGGCGAGGTGTTCTGGATCGCGGCCGCCGATCTCGGCTGA
- a CDS encoding phage holin family protein: MLAPSGELLRAGMALKLNHLKRATQSYLRDRTNQATGHVTTYAVAAGLFAAAGLFVIATFFVGLIALYRWVAIAYGQFWGFGAVASVLLVLAGACAGVAVAQMNRKTRPIVPLASRLRVAIATPRIPRGTVQQAVKEVATAIPLVPLGPDEEPGAGRHDGRTKPARNSRPLQLGLMVAAAGLLGVTVVRRKYRHHRLDI, translated from the coding sequence ATGCTCGCGCCATCGGGCGAATTGCTGCGCGCCGGCATGGCGCTGAAACTCAACCATCTCAAGCGGGCCACGCAATCCTATCTGCGTGACCGCACCAATCAAGCCACCGGACACGTGACCACCTATGCGGTCGCGGCGGGGTTGTTTGCCGCGGCCGGGCTGTTCGTGATTGCGACCTTCTTTGTCGGCCTGATCGCCCTGTACCGTTGGGTCGCCATCGCCTACGGGCAATTTTGGGGTTTTGGCGCCGTTGCTTCCGTCTTGCTGGTGCTGGCAGGTGCCTGTGCCGGCGTGGCGGTGGCGCAGATGAATCGCAAGACCAGGCCCATCGTCCCCCTCGCCAGTCGTCTGCGCGTGGCGATCGCCACGCCGCGGATCCCCCGTGGAACTGTCCAGCAGGCGGTCAAGGAGGTCGCGACCGCGATTCCCCTGGTGCCGCTCGGGCCAGACGAAGAACCGGGCGCAGGACGTCATGACGGCCGAACGAAGCCGGCTCGCAACAGCCGGCCACTGCAGCTTGGCCTGATGGTCGCCGCCGCCGGATTGCTGGGCGTGACCGTGGTGCGGCGGAAGTACCGTCACCACCGCCTGGACATATGA
- a CDS encoding YihY/virulence factor BrkB family protein codes for MSTPRSGQFDSWLLVAATTVFVLTAERYLKGFAPPKPAETRRNLETSSPETNPAYAAAQPGRGRRSNNPFTIPWAGWKDILWRTYPRIDDDRLLATAAGVVFFGLLAIFPAVTALVSFYGLFADPVTIGDNLQTLAVMLPEGTYQIIGDQVTRVVSSGNAELGTTFLFGLVLAIWSANAGVKAIIDALNVAYEEREKRSFIRLNMVSLAFTVGGIMALLLMVGAVVAFPLALDHLRLAPESKLIIAIARWPLLLVFLLAALALLYRFAPSRDAPRWQWLSVGALTAAVLWIAGSALLSWYLSAFANYNATYGSLGAAIGLMMWMWMSVIVIMFGAELNSEIERQTLHDTTTGQPKPLGSREAVSADTVGAAAPS; via the coding sequence ATGTCCACGCCGCGATCAGGACAGTTCGACAGTTGGCTCCTGGTCGCCGCCACGACCGTGTTCGTGCTGACCGCGGAACGGTATCTCAAGGGCTTCGCTCCGCCGAAGCCGGCCGAGACCCGCCGCAACCTTGAAACCAGTTCCCCCGAAACGAATCCAGCGTATGCGGCTGCGCAGCCCGGCCGTGGCCGACGTTCGAACAACCCGTTCACGATCCCCTGGGCCGGCTGGAAGGACATCCTCTGGCGGACTTATCCCCGGATCGACGATGATCGCCTGCTCGCCACGGCGGCCGGTGTCGTCTTCTTCGGCCTGCTCGCGATCTTTCCGGCCGTCACCGCGCTGGTCTCGTTCTACGGCCTGTTTGCCGATCCCGTGACCATCGGCGACAATCTCCAGACCCTCGCGGTGATGCTGCCGGAAGGCACCTATCAGATCATCGGCGACCAGGTCACCCGCGTCGTCTCCAGCGGCAACGCCGAGCTGGGCACGACCTTCCTGTTCGGCCTCGTGCTCGCAATCTGGAGCGCCAATGCCGGCGTCAAGGCCATCATCGACGCCCTCAATGTTGCCTATGAGGAGCGCGAGAAGCGCAGCTTCATCCGGCTCAACATGGTGTCGCTGGCGTTTACCGTCGGCGGCATCATGGCACTCCTGCTGATGGTCGGCGCCGTCGTCGCCTTCCCGCTCGCGCTTGATCACCTCCGGCTCGCGCCCGAAAGCAAGCTGATCATCGCGATTGCGCGCTGGCCCCTCCTGCTGGTGTTCCTGCTTGCTGCGCTGGCGCTGCTGTATCGGTTCGCGCCAAGCCGGGACGCACCGCGCTGGCAGTGGCTGAGTGTGGGCGCATTGACCGCTGCCGTGCTCTGGATCGCCGGCTCGGCGCTGCTGTCCTGGTATCTGTCGGCCTTCGCCAACTACAACGCGACCTACGGCTCGCTCGGCGCTGCGATCGGCCTGATGATGTGGATGTGGATGTCCGTCATCGTCATCATGTTCGGGGCCGAATTGAACTCGGAGATCGAGCGGCAGACCCTGCACGACACGACCACCGGGCAGCCGAAGCCGCTCGGCAGCCGTGAGGCCGTCTCCGCCGACACGGTCGGCGCCGCCGCGCCGTCCTGA
- a CDS encoding class I SAM-dependent methyltransferase has translation MSTSAALKPAPAQPDLAAVKQRQQGAWSSGDYAVVGTTLQIVGEQLCEALDLRAGSKVLDVAAGNGNATLAAARRWCDVTSTDYVPALLKRGQERAAADHLTVEFREADAEALPFADSSYDVVVSTFGVMFTPDQDKAASELARVCKSGGKIGLANWTPQGFIGQLFKTIGKHVAPPAGVKSPALWGTQARLEEMFITKASEISAEPRMFVFRYRSPEHWLDVFKSYYGPMLKAFAALDETGQAALRRDLMTLLGEFNHADDGTVVVHSEYLEAVITRR, from the coding sequence ATGTCGACATCCGCAGCGCTCAAGCCGGCTCCCGCCCAACCCGATCTCGCCGCCGTCAAGCAGCGCCAGCAAGGCGCCTGGTCGTCCGGCGACTACGCCGTCGTAGGCACCACCTTGCAGATCGTCGGCGAGCAGCTCTGTGAGGCACTCGACTTGCGCGCCGGCAGCAAGGTGCTGGACGTCGCCGCCGGCAACGGCAATGCGACGCTGGCGGCGGCGCGGCGCTGGTGTGACGTCACATCGACCGACTATGTGCCCGCGCTGCTCAAGCGCGGTCAGGAGCGCGCGGCAGCGGATCATCTGACGGTCGAATTTCGCGAGGCTGATGCCGAGGCGCTTCCCTTTGCGGATTCGAGCTACGACGTCGTCGTCTCGACCTTCGGCGTGATGTTCACGCCGGATCAGGACAAGGCGGCCTCCGAGCTCGCGCGGGTCTGCAAATCCGGCGGCAAGATCGGCCTCGCCAACTGGACGCCGCAGGGGTTCATCGGCCAGCTCTTCAAGACCATCGGCAAGCATGTGGCGCCACCGGCGGGTGTGAAATCGCCGGCCTTGTGGGGCACGCAGGCACGGCTCGAGGAGATGTTCATCACCAAGGCCTCGGAGATATCAGCCGAACCGCGCATGTTCGTGTTCCGCTATCGCTCGCCGGAGCACTGGCTCGATGTCTTCAAATCGTACTACGGACCGATGCTGAAGGCCTTCGCCGCGCTCGACGAGACCGGCCAGGCGGCGCTGCGGCGCGATCTCATGACTTTGCTGGGCGAGTTCAACCATGCCGACGACGGCACGGTGGTCGTGCACAGCGAATATCTGGAAGCCGTCATAACCAGGCGCTGA